A single genomic interval of Syntrophobotulus glycolicus DSM 8271 harbors:
- a CDS encoding trans-sulfuration enzyme family protein: MDKRTYGAEFGFQTRAVHAGNDVDRETGAIRRPITMANSYELPYDPTDMNWSSAGGTPLYTRNGGANQNYLQEKLQALEGGEDCVVLASGVAALAGVFFALLKSGDHAVFSTITYIAVYRLLNELLPDKYGIETTLVDTSDPRQVQAAIRPNTKLIHMETPGNPTTQISDIAAIARLAHENGALLSVDNTFASPYSQRPLESGADLVVESLTKYINGHGDAMGGAVIGAKSLIDRIRAEAMVNLGGAISPFNAWLIMRGAVTLPLRMREHNSNALAVARWLEEQKGVRFVAYPGLESHKGHEIAQRQMQNGFGGVLAFGLKADHDTHNRFVASLRVITSAVSLGHDESLIVFLGENDERQYLYPEEFHGGFFRFSAGLEDVQDIIADLAGALNAVGL, from the coding sequence ATGGATAAACGCACCTACGGAGCTGAGTTTGGTTTTCAGACCAGAGCTGTCCACGCAGGCAACGATGTCGACCGGGAGACCGGCGCGATTCGCCGCCCGATCACTATGGCCAACAGTTATGAGCTCCCTTATGATCCCACAGACATGAACTGGAGCAGCGCCGGGGGAACGCCCCTCTATACCCGCAACGGCGGAGCCAATCAGAACTACCTGCAGGAAAAGCTGCAGGCCCTGGAAGGCGGTGAGGACTGCGTCGTCCTGGCCAGCGGCGTCGCTGCTTTGGCCGGCGTGTTCTTCGCCCTGCTGAAGTCGGGAGATCATGCGGTGTTTTCCACGATTACCTATATCGCGGTTTACCGGCTGCTGAACGAACTCCTGCCGGACAAATACGGCATTGAGACCACCCTCGTCGACACTTCCGATCCGCGGCAGGTGCAGGCGGCCATCCGGCCTAATACAAAGCTGATCCATATGGAAACGCCGGGCAACCCGACCACCCAGATCAGCGATATTGCCGCCATCGCCCGGCTCGCTCACGAAAACGGCGCGCTCTTGTCGGTGGACAACACCTTTGCCTCTCCCTACAGCCAGCGCCCCCTGGAATCAGGGGCGGATCTGGTGGTGGAAAGCCTAACGAAATATATCAACGGACACGGAGACGCCATGGGCGGCGCGGTTATCGGCGCCAAAAGCCTGATCGATCGCATCCGCGCGGAGGCCATGGTCAATCTGGGCGGCGCCATCAGCCCCTTTAACGCCTGGCTGATTATGCGCGGCGCCGTGACCCTGCCGCTGAGGATGCGCGAACACAACAGCAACGCGCTGGCCGTCGCCCGCTGGCTGGAAGAGCAGAAAGGGGTGCGCTTTGTGGCCTATCCCGGCCTGGAAAGCCACAAGGGGCATGAAATTGCTCAACGGCAAATGCAGAACGGGTTTGGCGGGGTGCTGGCCTTCGGACTCAAAGCCGACCACGATACCCACAACCGCTTTGTGGCTTCCCTGCGCGTCATCACCTCCGCGGTTTCCCTCGGCCACGATGAAAGCCTGATTGTCTTTCTCGGGGAAAACGATGAACGGCAGTATCTTTATCCCGAGGAATTCCACGGCGGCTTTTTCCGCTTCAGCGCCGGTCTGGAAGACGTGCAGGACATCATTGCCGATCTGGCCGGGGCGCTGAACGCGGTGGGGTTATAA
- a CDS encoding MGMT family protein codes for MWKFSETKHVWRACIYFAGLFHKQEEFMNPFFQQIYDIVAQIPYGRVVSYGQIAWMLGRPRAAREVGRAMRCCPDGLPWQRVVMQDGTIAGGMYAEMRRALLETEGVAFLPDGRVDMQTCRWSGC; via the coding sequence GTGTGGAAATTCTCTGAGACCAAGCATGTTTGGCGTGCTTGCATTTATTTTGCCGGGCTTTTCCACAAACAGGAGGAATTCATGAACCCGTTTTTTCAGCAGATATACGATATTGTCGCACAAATACCTTATGGCCGGGTGGTTTCATACGGTCAAATCGCCTGGATGCTGGGACGGCCCCGCGCGGCGCGGGAGGTGGGGCGGGCCATGCGCTGCTGCCCTGACGGTTTGCCCTGGCAGAGGGTAGTCATGCAGGATGGCACGATTGCGGGCGGCATGTATGCGGAGATGCGCAGAGCCCTGCTGGAAACCGAAGGCGTGGCCTTTCTGCCTGACGGCCGCGTCGATATGCAGACATGTCGTTGGTCCGGCTGTTAA
- a CDS encoding DNA (cytosine-5-)-methyltransferase: MNALVQNISKYRKMRGFTQEELAQKLNRSSQAISKWETGQSSPDISLLPDLAFALGTDINSLMGYVYDKKKITIYEDEYRQEDYYWGLKPSPMCYRVMEMAPPVKPLRLLDVGCGEGKDSVFFARNGYIVTAFDMADTGVEKTKKLADLYQVNVNVFKANILDFRLETEFDVIFSSGVFHYIKAELRSEILDNYKNNTAVGGIHMFNVFVPKPFIPPAPEQEPTAQNWKSGELFTYYTDWRLHTVSEIVFDCNSSGIPHKHCMDMMMAGKMG; encoded by the coding sequence ATGAACGCCTTAGTGCAAAATATTTCAAAGTACCGGAAGATGAGGGGGTTCACTCAGGAGGAGCTTGCGCAGAAGCTGAATAGATCATCTCAGGCTATCTCTAAATGGGAGACAGGCCAGTCAAGCCCCGACATATCACTGCTGCCTGACTTGGCTTTTGCCCTGGGGACTGACATCAATTCCCTGATGGGGTATGTTTATGATAAAAAGAAAATAACAATTTATGAAGACGAATACAGGCAGGAAGATTATTATTGGGGACTGAAACCATCGCCGATGTGCTACCGTGTCATGGAGATGGCGCCGCCCGTAAAACCCCTGAGATTGTTGGATGTCGGCTGCGGTGAAGGCAAAGATTCCGTTTTTTTCGCGCGGAACGGGTATATCGTGACTGCCTTTGATATGGCGGACACCGGGGTGGAAAAAACGAAAAAGCTTGCCGATTTATATCAGGTAAATGTCAATGTGTTTAAGGCGAATATTTTAGATTTCAGGTTGGAAACAGAATTTGACGTGATCTTTTCGAGCGGCGTTTTTCACTATATCAAGGCGGAGCTCAGAAGTGAGATTCTGGATAATTATAAAAACAATACCGCTGTTGGCGGGATTCATATGTTTAATGTGTTCGTTCCAAAACCGTTCATTCCGCCGGCCCCGGAACAAGAACCGACTGCCCAAAACTGGAAGTCGGGAGAGCTGTTTACCTATTACACGGACTGGCGTTTGCATACCGTCAGCGAAATCGTTTTCGACTGCAACTCGTCCGGCATACCGCATAAGCATTGTATGGATATGATGATGGCGGGAAAGATGGGATAA
- a CDS encoding DUF5680 domain-containing protein: MAGTEGDYFMAKTEMINVLTIGRTEGYVKKSSAYNPYVPSDIYDWDFKLVCGNYLFTDSYRGFNPYSGVENIYIKNQDEPIWSCDYIGYILENTPVSAEEIYGFLKEGRGNHLLDCVGSLFIDYSYKKGNFEYQTKFQDHCKAILQREEIYYSGSLAGIQISAGYLQEKKY; the protein is encoded by the coding sequence ATGGCAGGAACAGAGGGTGATTATTTTATGGCTAAGACTGAAATGATTAATGTTCTCACGATCGGACGTACCGAAGGTTATGTGAAGAAAAGTTCCGCTTATAATCCATATGTACCCAGTGACATCTATGATTGGGATTTTAAACTTGTGTGCGGCAATTATTTGTTTACTGATTCCTACCGCGGCTTTAATCCATATAGCGGTGTTGAGAACATCTATATAAAGAATCAGGACGAGCCGATATGGTCATGTGATTATATCGGATATATCTTGGAAAATACGCCTGTTTCAGCAGAAGAGATTTATGGTTTTTTGAAAGAGGGCAGAGGTAATCATTTGTTAGATTGTGTCGGAAGCTTATTTATTGATTATTCCTATAAAAAAGGAAATTTTGAGTATCAAACCAAGTTCCAAGATCATTGCAAAGCGATTTTACAAAGAGAAGAAATTTATTACAGCGGCTCATTAGCAGGGATCCAAATATCTGCCGGCTATCTGCAGGAGAAAAAATATTAA
- a CDS encoding transglutaminase-like domain-containing protein, whose product MKEFLQEDQYIDYSSETIQNKVIELFASDMTEIKKTKVAYEFVRDEIPHSFDCNARIITARASDVLLYQTGICHAKANLLAALLRSQGIPTGFCFQHITLAVDDSLGYCVHASNAVFINNKWIKLDARGNKQGVNAQFSTDEPILAYPNRKEYDEYFFDGIFASPHKATMQMLEKAKSLQDIMDNIPENVTEKPDIGEG is encoded by the coding sequence GTGAAAGAATTTTTACAAGAAGACCAATATATTGATTATAGTTCTGAGACTATTCAAAATAAAGTGATAGAATTATTTGCATCTGATATGACAGAAATAAAAAAAACAAAAGTGGCATATGAGTTTGTAAGAGATGAAATACCACATTCTTTTGATTGTAATGCTAGAATTATTACGGCAAGGGCTTCAGATGTGCTGTTATATCAGACCGGCATTTGTCATGCAAAAGCTAATTTGCTTGCCGCATTGCTACGTTCCCAAGGTATTCCGACGGGATTCTGCTTTCAGCATATAACGCTTGCAGTGGATGATTCTCTAGGGTATTGTGTTCACGCTTCTAATGCAGTTTTTATAAATAATAAATGGATAAAGCTTGATGCGAGAGGAAATAAGCAAGGCGTTAACGCACAATTTTCTACTGATGAGCCAATTTTAGCATACCCAAATCGCAAGGAATATGACGAATATTTTTTTGATGGTATTTTTGCAAGTCCCCATAAAGCAACAATGCAGATGTTGGAAAAAGCAAAATCTTTGCAAGATATAATGGATAACATTCCTGAAAATGTTACAGAGAAACCAGATATAGGAGAAGGATAA
- a CDS encoding ABC transporter ATP-binding protein, with product MEFFRDLWWFFKQEKLAYTLSIVGVAVVGLLRPVAASTVGTVVDKLAAGTVSTAELVWGGVLLLGVGVLIYGMRNLWQLALYISAAKLSRLLRERLYLHFTRQTPGFYHRHRIGDLMAHATNDIQTVEMTAAGGFMLLSGFIIIGGLVTVSMGVLVSWKLTLITLIPMFFLAWINTRYGSLLNRHFRQAQEAFSTLNGKVQENISGIRVIKSLGLENAEITSFTTLSAEVLAKNMATARVNALYDPTLQLLVGFCFFLALACGSWFVALGELTIGQITQFTMMLNQIIIPFLSFGYGLNLLEKGKVSYARINSLLRTDTAVADKPGAAAEIPGGDLQVQIRTFRYPGAETASLEDVQIKVRRGETLGITGKTGSGKSTLLRLLLREFELEEGVIGIGGRSIADYKLDSLRRAIGYVPQDHFLFSATIAANIAWGKPEAGGPEIRAAAKLAAIHEDIRGFPQGYETLVGERGVTLSGGQKQRISIARALLRDPEILILDDCLSAVDARTEQALLQGLRENRLHKTTLIATHRLSAVAHADRIIVLEEGRIKEQGTHAELLALGGWYAQIYRQQQLESLIMEGEGSA from the coding sequence ATGGAATTTTTTCGGGATTTATGGTGGTTTTTCAAGCAGGAAAAGTTGGCCTACACCTTGAGCATCGTAGGGGTTGCTGTTGTAGGTTTGCTGCGCCCTGTCGCGGCTTCCACCGTAGGAACTGTTGTCGATAAACTGGCCGCCGGGACGGTTAGTACCGCTGAGCTGGTCTGGGGGGGCGTATTGCTCTTGGGCGTCGGAGTCCTCATTTATGGGATGCGTAATCTCTGGCAGCTTGCGTTATATATCTCCGCCGCCAAACTTTCCCGGTTGTTAAGGGAGCGGCTTTACCTGCACTTTACCCGTCAAACGCCCGGGTTTTATCACCGGCACCGGATCGGTGATCTGATGGCTCATGCCACGAATGACATCCAGACGGTGGAAATGACTGCCGCGGGAGGATTCATGCTTTTATCCGGGTTCATCATCATCGGCGGACTGGTCACTGTTTCCATGGGTGTTCTGGTCAGCTGGAAGCTTACCCTCATCACCTTAATCCCCATGTTTTTCCTGGCTTGGATCAATACGCGTTACGGGTCGCTGCTGAACAGACATTTTCGCCAGGCCCAGGAGGCCTTTTCCACCCTGAACGGCAAAGTCCAGGAAAATATCTCGGGCATTCGGGTCATCAAGTCTTTGGGCCTGGAAAACGCCGAAATCACTTCTTTTACAACCCTTTCGGCGGAAGTATTGGCGAAAAACATGGCGACGGCGCGGGTGAACGCCCTCTATGACCCTACGCTTCAGCTGCTGGTCGGGTTCTGTTTTTTCCTGGCCTTAGCCTGCGGTTCTTGGTTTGTGGCCTTGGGAGAACTGACCATCGGCCAGATCACCCAGTTTACCATGATGCTGAACCAGATCATCATTCCCTTCCTGTCCTTTGGCTATGGGTTGAATCTTTTGGAAAAAGGCAAAGTCTCTTATGCCCGGATCAATTCTCTGCTGCGAACCGATACTGCCGTTGCCGACAAACCCGGGGCGGCGGCAGAAATACCCGGCGGGGATTTACAAGTGCAAATCCGGACCTTCCGTTATCCGGGTGCGGAGACCGCCAGCCTGGAAGACGTTCAGATCAAGGTCCGCCGCGGGGAAACCCTGGGCATTACCGGAAAGACCGGAAGCGGCAAGTCTACGCTGCTGCGGCTCCTGCTGCGGGAGTTCGAGCTGGAAGAGGGCGTGATCGGCATCGGCGGCCGGTCGATCGCTGACTACAAGCTTGACAGCCTGCGCCGGGCCATCGGGTATGTGCCGCAGGACCATTTTCTGTTTTCCGCTACGATTGCCGCCAATATCGCTTGGGGCAAACCGGAGGCCGGCGGCCCGGAAATCCGGGCGGCGGCAAAACTCGCTGCGATTCATGAGGATATCAGGGGATTTCCTCAGGGATATGAGACCCTGGTGGGAGAACGGGGTGTCACGCTGTCGGGAGGGCAAAAACAGCGAATTTCCATCGCCCGGGCCTTGCTTCGAGACCCGGAGATTCTGATCCTCGACGATTGCCTTTCCGCCGTGGATGCCCGGACGGAACAGGCCCTGCTGCAAGGGCTCAGGGAAAACCGCTTGCATAAAACCACCCTGATTGCCACCCACCGGCTCAGCGCCGTCGCCCATGCCGACCGGATCATTGTCCTGGAGGAGGGGAGGATCAAAGAACAGGGGACCCATGCTGAACTGCTGGCCCTGGGTGGCTGGTACGCGCAAATTTACCGACAGCAGCAGTTGGAATCTCTGATCATGGAAGGAGAGGGTTCGGCATGA
- a CDS encoding ABC transporter ATP-binding protein, whose product MILRRLFRYLKPQSATLFLAVLFLLLAIAADLAGPLLIKNFIDDYLIPRSFPLSALFRLGGGYLLLLLAAAVFTYLELIYFQKLALRVIQQLRIDVFSHVQRLGTAFFDQTPAGVLVSRITNDTEAVKELFVNVLAALGKNSLFVLGVFAAMLFLDRELGLICLAVLPLILVLMAVYNKLSLPIFRVLRRKLGEINTHLNESLQGMGIIQALGRQKKLIAEFDALNQAYYQNTVKSIVLGSLMLWSAVDFICFLLLALVLSTFGIFTRSGLAEIGVLYAFINYIFRLFDPIKGMIQQLPQFQQALVSAERVFGLLDDPRLAPGKTGGLNPVIRQGQVEFRGVSFAYDDENTVLKNISFTVNPGQTAALVGHTGSGKSTVANLLFGFYRPQAGEIMLDGAALPEYDEKELRAKLGLVPQDPFLFAGDIKHNIGLGNPRAGQEEIVAAAQFVGAHDFIAKLPAGYDEKMSERGATLSGGQRQLLSFARAILANPRILVLDEATASIDTETETAIQNALAKVRRGRTTIVIAHRLSTIQEADQILVFRQGEIVERGTHQELLAGRGLYYKLYLLQQGDS is encoded by the coding sequence ATGATCCTGCGCAGGCTGTTCCGTTATCTTAAGCCGCAGTCCGCGACCTTGTTCCTGGCGGTGCTCTTTTTGCTTTTAGCAATCGCCGCCGATTTAGCCGGACCGCTGCTGATTAAAAATTTTATCGACGACTATCTCATTCCCCGTTCTTTTCCGCTTTCTGCCCTTTTCCGGCTGGGGGGCGGCTACTTGCTCCTCCTGCTGGCTGCGGCCGTTTTTACATACCTGGAGCTGATTTATTTTCAAAAGCTCGCCTTGCGGGTTATCCAGCAGCTGCGCATTGATGTCTTCAGCCATGTCCAAAGGCTGGGAACGGCTTTTTTTGATCAGACTCCGGCCGGGGTTCTGGTTTCGCGCATCACCAACGACACGGAAGCCGTGAAAGAGTTATTTGTGAATGTGCTGGCAGCTCTTGGCAAAAACAGTCTTTTTGTCCTGGGCGTTTTTGCGGCCATGCTTTTTTTGGACCGGGAACTGGGATTAATCTGCCTGGCGGTCTTGCCGCTCATTCTGGTGCTGATGGCTGTTTACAATAAATTAAGCTTGCCCATATTCCGGGTACTGCGGCGCAAGCTCGGGGAAATCAATACCCATCTCAATGAATCCCTACAGGGGATGGGCATTATCCAGGCTTTAGGCCGGCAGAAAAAGCTGATTGCCGAATTTGACGCGCTCAATCAGGCTTATTACCAAAACACGGTAAAGAGTATCGTTCTGGGCAGCTTGATGCTCTGGTCGGCGGTGGATTTCATCTGCTTTTTGCTCCTGGCCCTGGTCTTAAGCACCTTCGGGATCTTCACCCGCTCCGGCCTGGCTGAAATCGGCGTGCTTTATGCCTTTATCAATTATATATTCCGCCTTTTTGATCCGATCAAAGGGATGATCCAGCAGCTCCCCCAGTTCCAGCAGGCTTTGGTATCCGCTGAAAGGGTTTTCGGCCTGCTTGACGATCCGCGGCTGGCGCCGGGGAAAACCGGCGGCCTGAACCCGGTAATCCGGCAGGGACAGGTGGAATTCAGAGGAGTAAGCTTTGCCTATGATGACGAAAACACGGTCCTGAAAAATATTTCGTTCACGGTGAATCCCGGCCAGACGGCAGCTCTGGTCGGACATACCGGGAGCGGCAAGAGCACAGTTGCCAATCTGCTGTTCGGTTTTTACCGGCCCCAGGCAGGGGAAATCATGCTGGACGGTGCGGCCCTGCCGGAGTACGACGAAAAGGAATTGCGGGCAAAGCTGGGCCTGGTTCCGCAGGACCCTTTCCTGTTCGCGGGGGATATCAAGCACAATATCGGGCTTGGCAATCCCCGGGCCGGCCAGGAAGAGATCGTTGCCGCCGCCCAATTTGTCGGAGCCCATGACTTTATCGCCAAACTACCTGCCGGTTATGACGAAAAAATGAGCGAAAGGGGCGCCACCTTATCCGGCGGCCAGCGCCAGCTCCTGTCTTTCGCCCGGGCCATACTGGCCAACCCCAGAATTTTGGTGCTGGATGAGGCAACAGCCAGTATCGATACGGAAACCGAAACGGCTATCCAGAATGCTTTGGCCAAAGTCCGCCGGGGACGGACGACCATTGTCATCGCCCACAGGCTTTCCACCATCCAGGAGGCCGATCAAATTCTGGTCTTCCGGCAGGGTGAAATTGTGGAAAGGGGAACTCATCAGGAGCTTCTTGCCGGCAGGGGACTTTACTACAAGCTGTACCTGCTGCAGCAAGGCGATTCTTGA
- a CDS encoding ABC transporter permease encodes MRTYYEIMKIAWKNSFAYRLDTLIGILGSVIALYVQIYLWRSLYGDYSISVLSLQDMVTYQIMGIVLSLLYADAVAREVGGKVLDGSIALELLRPYNFAAGMFFRTLGQTLSGFATKGAAVLIFAALVFHFRLNVGLLDAFLLMVAIGLNIMIYWLLHYMIGLLHFTFLNATWFVRILRDTIRILGGGVIPLWFFPDVLRKISYFLPFQLLYQFPQSLAVQKISTGELLFNLAMAGSWIVLLGLGTFFLWKMGVKKLVIQGG; translated from the coding sequence ATGAGAACCTATTATGAAATCATGAAAATCGCCTGGAAAAATTCATTTGCTTACCGTCTGGATACCTTGATCGGTATTCTGGGCAGTGTGATCGCTTTGTATGTCCAGATTTACCTGTGGCGGTCGCTGTATGGGGACTACAGCATCAGCGTGCTGTCCCTTCAGGATATGGTCACCTATCAAATCATGGGCATTGTTTTAAGCTTGCTGTATGCGGATGCCGTGGCCAGGGAAGTGGGCGGGAAGGTCCTGGACGGTTCAATCGCGCTGGAACTGCTCAGGCCTTACAATTTTGCGGCCGGCATGTTTTTCCGGACCCTGGGGCAGACCCTCAGCGGCTTCGCCACCAAAGGGGCAGCCGTGCTTATTTTTGCCGCGCTGGTCTTTCATTTCAGACTGAACGTCGGCCTGCTCGACGCTTTCCTGCTGATGGTGGCGATTGGCTTAAACATCATGATCTACTGGCTGCTGCATTATATGATCGGACTACTGCATTTTACCTTTCTCAACGCCACCTGGTTTGTCCGCATCCTCCGCGATACGATCCGTATCCTGGGCGGCGGGGTCATTCCTTTATGGTTCTTTCCGGACGTGTTAAGAAAAATCTCCTATTTTCTCCCGTTTCAACTGCTTTACCAATTTCCCCAGAGCTTAGCCGTCCAGAAAATATCGACCGGGGAGCTGCTTTTTAACCTGGCGATGGCCGGTTCCTGGATTGTGCTGCTGGGCCTCGGGACATTCTTTCTGTGGAAAATGGGTGTAAAAAAATTAGTCATCCAGGGAGGGTAG